Within Cellulophaga sp. L1A9, the genomic segment TCTCGCCTTAGAATTTACGTTTTACCAATGGGGTTTTACAGCGTGGGCCTTTTATGGTTTGTTTGCCATGGTTATTGCTCACACATTATTTGTTCGAAATAAAAAAACTTTAATTAGCGAAACCGTTTCTAATACCATACCTAATAAGCGCCTATTATACGGGATTGACATTCTTACGATACTCACAACTATATTTGGGTTAATAGCTGCAATTGGTTTAGGAACCACTCAAATAAAGGGCGGTATTAATCATGTTTTCAAAGGCGATTTCAACTTAAGTCTAACAATCATACTCACCACCGTCATTGTAATTGTAGCAGCTTATAGTGCATGGAGGGGTGTAAATAAAGGCATAAAAATTATATCGAAACTAAATATAATAATTGCCTTAAGTCTGCTCGTATTTACGTTTATATTTAGTGATGTTCAGTTAATTACCACTAACTTTTTTAAAGCCACCTATTACTACATTGTAGATTTCATCCCTTTAAGTCTAGCTTTAGGAAGCTACAATCCTGGAATGAATTTCTTATCTGATTGGACTTTTTATTATTGGGCTTTTTGGCTGGCATGGGCACCATTTACTGGAATTTTTATTGCAAGAATATCAAAAGGAAGAACTCTTAGACAACTCCTATTAGGCGTTTTAATCATCCCGTCTTTAGGAACATTTTTCTGGTTCTCTGTATTCGGAACTTCTGCTTACCAGCTCGTAGAAGCTTGGGGAAGTTATAACAATGAATTCGGAAATGTATTTTCTTCCATTTTCGTGTTCTTTGAGCACTATCCTTTGTCTTTTGTTTTAAACATAATAACACTCTTTTTATTGGCTAGCTTTTTAGTTACCTCTGTAGATTCTGCGGTTTTTGTATTGAGCATGTTTACAGACAGTGGCAAAAAGAACCCGAGTAAAAAACACAGAATGTTATGGTCTGTAATTATTCTGATTGCCACTATTGCTTTATTAGTTTTAGGCGATGTAAAGCCTGAAATAGATGTGCTTACTGCTGTTCAGAAACTATTAATAATAACCTCCTTACCGTTTGCTTTTTTTAGCATATTTATGGCATGGGTGTTTTTAAAAGATGTCTTGAAAAAAAAGTAGCATTTACTTCTTAGGCAAAAATACTTCTGCCATCATACAACGTGCACTACCACCCCCA encodes:
- a CDS encoding BCCT family transporter, whose amino-acid sequence is MKLKALLKNPLLTVSVGILLILSLIAFFATETSYAIISDWSLWVRTYFGYFYLYLGLACVLFLLAIAFSPLGKIKLGKTDAKPEYSLWSWIAMLYSAGMGAGILLRAVQEPIYMQQNPPFSSGLAPEILALEFTFYQWGFTAWAFYGLFAMVIAHTLFVRNKKTLISETVSNTIPNKRLLYGIDILTILTTIFGLIAAIGLGTTQIKGGINHVFKGDFNLSLTIILTTVIVIVAAYSAWRGVNKGIKIISKLNIIIALSLLVFTFIFSDVQLITTNFFKATYYYIVDFIPLSLALGSYNPGMNFLSDWTFYYWAFWLAWAPFTGIFIARISKGRTLRQLLLGVLIIPSLGTFFWFSVFGTSAYQLVEAWGSYNNEFGNVFSSIFVFFEHYPLSFVLNIITLFLLASFLVTSVDSAVFVLSMFTDSGKKNPSKKHRMLWSVIILIATIALLVLGDVKPEIDVLTAVQKLLIITSLPFAFFSIFMAWVFLKDVLKKK